The proteins below are encoded in one region of Ricinus communis isolate WT05 ecotype wild-type chromosome 6, ASM1957865v1, whole genome shotgun sequence:
- the LOC8270478 gene encoding nematode resistance protein-like HSPRO2, which produces MVDLNWNAKMVSSDLSNKSPKLSNKLHVTIPSTTPFRGVSNISPVSASDSACAAYDHYLRLPELRKLWNSKDFPDWENESVSKPALHALEITFRFVSTVLSDPRQYTNRKEWKRRIESLATSQIEIISLLCEDEQDDVEIRGTAPIVDLSSSNGVLARGGSYAEVWKVSPETTVVNRTSESSLLPRLATWQKSEDIALKILYSIECEMRRCPYTLGVGEPNLSGKPNLDYDTVCKPNDVHNLKKCPYDNLENHENQTLYTTHQILECWIQVAKELINRVIKRIESKELDKASSDCYTIERIWKVLTEIEDLHLLMDPDDFLRLKKQLVIKSDNETAPFCFRSKALVEMTRMCKDLKHKVPEILGVEVDPNGGPRIQEAAMRLYSEKRESEVEKIHLLQGLQAMEAALKKFYYGYKQLLVVVMGSLEAKGNRVLVSPESCDPLSQLFLEPTFFPSLDAAKTFLGDFWSHEHGGCGGGVEKRDRRK; this is translated from the coding sequence ATGGTCGATTTAAATTGGAATGCAAAAATGGTTTCCTCCGATCTCTCAAACAAGTCACCAAAGCTCTCTAACAAACTCCACGTCACCATCCCTTCCACCACACCGTTTCGCggtgtttctaatatttccCCCGTTTCTGCTTCCGACTCCGCCTGCGCCGCCTACGACCACTACCTACGGCTTCCGGAGTTGCGAAAGttatggaattctaaagattttCCTGACTGGGAAAACGAGTCGGTTTCAAAGCCGGCTTTACACGCTTTAGAAATCACTTTCCGGTTTGTTTCGACGGTTTTATCGGATCCGAGACAGTACACGAACCGTAAGGAATGGAAACGCAGAATCGAGTCTCTCGCTACTTCGCAAATTGAGATTATCTCTCTCCTCTGTGAAGACGAACAAGATGATGTAGAGATACGCGGGACGGCTCCGATCGTCGATTTAAGCTCATCGAACGGCGTTTTAGCTCGCGGCGGAAGCTACGCTGAGGTGTGGAAGGTCTCACCGGAAACCACCGTCGTCAACAGAACCAGCGAGAGCAGCCTCTTGCCTCGTCTTGCCACGTGGCAGAAATCTGAAGATATCGCGTTGAAAATTCTTTACTCGATTGAATGTGAAATGAGAAGGTGTCCGTACACATTGGGTGTTGGAGAACCAAATTTAAGTGGGAAGCCTAATCTCGATTACGACACCGTTTGTAAGCCCAACGATGTGCATAACCTAAAGAAGTGTCCGTACGACAATTTAGAGAATCACGAGAATCAAACATTATACACGACGCATCAGATATTGGAGTGCTGGATTCAAGTAGCAAAGGAGTTGATCAATCGCGTGATTAAGAGAATCGAAAGCAAAGAACTTGATAAAGCGTCAAGCGACTGTTATACAATTGAAAGGATTTGGAAGGTTTTGACAGAAATTGAAGACTTGCATTTGTTAATGGATCCCGACGATTTCTTGAGGTTGAAGAAACAGCTGGTTATAAAATCAGATAATGAAACAGCACCATTTTGCTTTAGGTCAAAAGCACTAGTGGAGATGACGAGAATGTGCAAGGATTTGAAGCATAAGGTGCCTGAGATTTTAGGGGTGGAGGTGGACCCAAATGGAGGGCCGAGAATTCAGGAGGCGGCGATGAGATTGTACAgtgaaaagagagagagtgagGTTGAGAAGATACATTTGCTACAAGGGTTGCAGGCCATGGAGGCTGCATTGAAGAAGTTTTATTATGGGTATAAGCAGTTATTAGTGGTGGTTATGGGCAGTTTAGAGGCTAAAGGGAATAGGGTTTTGGTGAGTCCTGAAAGTTGTGACCCGTTGAGTCAGTTGTTTCTTGAGCCTACCTTTTTCCCTAGTTTGGATGCTGCCAAGACCTTTTTGGGTGACTTTTGGAGCCATGAACATGGCGGTTGCGGCGGTGGGGTGGAGAAACGGGATCGGAGGAAATAG